Proteins from a genomic interval of Rosa chinensis cultivar Old Blush chromosome 2, RchiOBHm-V2, whole genome shotgun sequence:
- the LOC112189482 gene encoding tudor domain-containing protein 3 isoform X1 — protein MEESSGALSDAAIETLRSRGWYFGGDLEQVQAMILIHSALADDTRTVVNSVESELLNMDLKSVGAKSLPDPATLRKSSHLLGPKVLQIAWVRDITSSNVDDFARNSSRRLLKLGLSDGHGEVAAIEYLHIPSFSDDVVPGTKVRLENKAIIRNGIVCLTPKVLTVLGGVVQSLYEEWQMNKKYSGFSRSTLRLSKESDGNGPPPFEKLQVGAPKTQFPRQDKSYQSDVNTKSSDPTIRSSEIRPSGKQQQILLSKSNGIDNPNKKNDLDVNLKTDSVNERTEEKPSSSATRPKEVVEAVPVQNQAAAQKLLQKMSHQNQDSRHSRGRKFRGKGREEESEVFTLEEWEKRKAGAKPSITATSAVVHRDEELAWRLQNQFDLEDSHAQMGPQNVEAEDIKLSMFKYEKNDDWGSGMGNERRGRGRGRGRGKGRGRGRRDDDGEGYGMEHGRSGSGRGWGRRDDDGGGSGMEHGRSGSGRGWGRRDDDSGGSGMEHGRSGSGRGRDDDSGGYGMEHGRSGSGRGRDDDSGGYGMEHGRSGSGRGRDDDSGGYGMEHGRSGSGRGRGRWSRGR, from the exons ATGGAGGAAAGCTCCGGCGCTCTGTCCGACGCCgcaatcgaaaccctaagaagcCGAGGATGGTACTTCGGCGGCGACTTGGAGCAAGTCCAAGCGATGATCCTGATCCACTCCGCTTTGGCCGACGACACCCGGACGGTGGTGAACTCAGTCGAATCGGAGCTCCTCAACATGGATCTCAAATCCGTCGGAGCCAAGTCGTTGCCCGACCCGGCCACTCTTCGCAAGTCATCTCATCTTCTCGGTCCCAAAGTTCTCCAG ATAGCTTGGGTTAGAGACATTACGAGTAGTAATGTTGACGATTTTGCGAGGAATTCTAGTCGGCGGCTTTTGAAACTTGGTCTCAGTGATGGACATGGTGAGGTAGCAGCTATAGAGTACTTGCATATCCCTTCATTCTCCGACGACGTCGTTCCGGGCACTAAG GTCCGCCTGGAAAATAAAGCTATTATACGAAATGGGATAGTATGTTTGACTCCTAAAGTCTTGACCGTGTTAGGAGGTGTTGTTCAGTCCCTTTATGAAGAATGGCAGATGAATAAAAAATATTCAGGTTTTTCGCGTTCAACTCTAAGGCTTTCAAAGGAAAGCGATGGTAATGGCCCTCCTCCATTTGAGAAGTTGCAAGTTGGGGCACCCAAAACTCAGTTTCCTCGGCAGGACAAGTCCT ATCAGTCTGATGTTAACACTAAGAGCAGCGATCCTACTATCAGATCTTCTGAGATAAGACCATCTGGAAAGCAACAGCAGATCCTTCTTTCAAAGTCAAATGGTATTGATAACCCTAATAAGAAAAATGACTTGGATGTCAATCTAAAGACGGATTCTGTTAATGAAAGAACTGAAGAGAAACCTAGTAGCTCTGCAACAAGGCCAAAAGAAG TTGTTGAAGCTGTCCCTGTTCAAAACCAAGCAGCAGCACAGAAACTCCTCCagaaaatgagtcatcaaaacCAGGATAGTAGGCATTCAAGAGGTAGAAAATTTAGAGGCAAGGGTAGGGAGGAAGAGTcggaggtattcactttggaagAATGGGAAAAGAGGAAAGCTGGGGCAAAGCCTTCCATAACCGCCACTTCTGCAGTTGTTCATCGTGATGAGGAACTTGCTTGGCGGCTTCAAAATCAGTTTGATTTAGAAGATTCTCAT GCACAAATGGGTCCTCAAAATGTGGAGGCAGAGGATATTAAATTGAGCATGTTTAAGTATGAGAAGAATGACGACTGGGGTAGTGGAATGGGAAATgagaggagagggagagggagaggaagaggaagagggaaAGGGAGAGGAAGGGGAAGAAGGGATGACGATGGTGAGGGTTATGGAATGGAACACGGGAGGAGCGGAAGTGGGAGAGGATGGGGAAGAAGGGATGATGATGGTGGGGGTTCTGGAATGGAACACGGGAGGAGCGGAAGTGGGAGAGGATGGGGAAGAAGGGATGATGATAGTGGGGGTTCTGGAATGGAACACGGAAGGAGCGGAAGTGGGAGAGGAAGGGATGATGATAGTGGGGGTTATGGAATGGAACACGGAAGGAGCGGAAGTGGGAGAGGAAGGGATGATGATAGTGGGGGTTATGGAATGGAACACGGAAGGAGCGGAAGTGGGAGAGGAAGGGATGATGATAGTGGGGGTTATGGAATGGAACACGGAAGGAGCGGAAGTGGGAGAGGAAGGGGAAGGTGGAGCAGAGGGAGATGA
- the LOC112189482 gene encoding tudor domain-containing protein 3 isoform X2, with translation MEESSGALSDAAIETLRSRGWYFGGDLEQVQAMILIHSALADDTRTVVNSVESELLNMDLKSVGAKSLPDPATLRKSSHLLGPKVLQIAWVRDITSSNVDDFARNSSRRLLKLGLSDGHGEVAAIEYLHIPSFSDDVVPGTKVRLENKAIIRNGIVCLTPKVLTVLGGVVQSLYEEWQMNKKYSGFSRSTLRLSKESDDQSDVNTKSSDPTIRSSEIRPSGKQQQILLSKSNGIDNPNKKNDLDVNLKTDSVNERTEEKPSSSATRPKEVVEAVPVQNQAAAQKLLQKMSHQNQDSRHSRGRKFRGKGREEESEVFTLEEWEKRKAGAKPSITATSAVVHRDEELAWRLQNQFDLEDSHAQMGPQNVEAEDIKLSMFKYEKNDDWGSGMGNERRGRGRGRGRGKGRGRGRRDDDGEGYGMEHGRSGSGRGWGRRDDDGGGSGMEHGRSGSGRGWGRRDDDSGGSGMEHGRSGSGRGRDDDSGGYGMEHGRSGSGRGRDDDSGGYGMEHGRSGSGRGRDDDSGGYGMEHGRSGSGRGRGRWSRGR, from the exons ATGGAGGAAAGCTCCGGCGCTCTGTCCGACGCCgcaatcgaaaccctaagaagcCGAGGATGGTACTTCGGCGGCGACTTGGAGCAAGTCCAAGCGATGATCCTGATCCACTCCGCTTTGGCCGACGACACCCGGACGGTGGTGAACTCAGTCGAATCGGAGCTCCTCAACATGGATCTCAAATCCGTCGGAGCCAAGTCGTTGCCCGACCCGGCCACTCTTCGCAAGTCATCTCATCTTCTCGGTCCCAAAGTTCTCCAG ATAGCTTGGGTTAGAGACATTACGAGTAGTAATGTTGACGATTTTGCGAGGAATTCTAGTCGGCGGCTTTTGAAACTTGGTCTCAGTGATGGACATGGTGAGGTAGCAGCTATAGAGTACTTGCATATCCCTTCATTCTCCGACGACGTCGTTCCGGGCACTAAG GTCCGCCTGGAAAATAAAGCTATTATACGAAATGGGATAGTATGTTTGACTCCTAAAGTCTTGACCGTGTTAGGAGGTGTTGTTCAGTCCCTTTATGAAGAATGGCAGATGAATAAAAAATATTCAGGTTTTTCGCGTTCAACTCTAAGGCTTTCAAAGGAAAGCGATG ATCAGTCTGATGTTAACACTAAGAGCAGCGATCCTACTATCAGATCTTCTGAGATAAGACCATCTGGAAAGCAACAGCAGATCCTTCTTTCAAAGTCAAATGGTATTGATAACCCTAATAAGAAAAATGACTTGGATGTCAATCTAAAGACGGATTCTGTTAATGAAAGAACTGAAGAGAAACCTAGTAGCTCTGCAACAAGGCCAAAAGAAG TTGTTGAAGCTGTCCCTGTTCAAAACCAAGCAGCAGCACAGAAACTCCTCCagaaaatgagtcatcaaaacCAGGATAGTAGGCATTCAAGAGGTAGAAAATTTAGAGGCAAGGGTAGGGAGGAAGAGTcggaggtattcactttggaagAATGGGAAAAGAGGAAAGCTGGGGCAAAGCCTTCCATAACCGCCACTTCTGCAGTTGTTCATCGTGATGAGGAACTTGCTTGGCGGCTTCAAAATCAGTTTGATTTAGAAGATTCTCAT GCACAAATGGGTCCTCAAAATGTGGAGGCAGAGGATATTAAATTGAGCATGTTTAAGTATGAGAAGAATGACGACTGGGGTAGTGGAATGGGAAATgagaggagagggagagggagaggaagaggaagagggaaAGGGAGAGGAAGGGGAAGAAGGGATGACGATGGTGAGGGTTATGGAATGGAACACGGGAGGAGCGGAAGTGGGAGAGGATGGGGAAGAAGGGATGATGATGGTGGGGGTTCTGGAATGGAACACGGGAGGAGCGGAAGTGGGAGAGGATGGGGAAGAAGGGATGATGATAGTGGGGGTTCTGGAATGGAACACGGAAGGAGCGGAAGTGGGAGAGGAAGGGATGATGATAGTGGGGGTTATGGAATGGAACACGGAAGGAGCGGAAGTGGGAGAGGAAGGGATGATGATAGTGGGGGTTATGGAATGGAACACGGAAGGAGCGGAAGTGGGAGAGGAAGGGATGATGATAGTGGGGGTTATGGAATGGAACACGGAAGGAGCGGAAGTGGGAGAGGAAGGGGAAGGTGGAGCAGAGGGAGATGA